The segment GGGTCGGAAGGATACTCAAACCGCACGCCAAACTGCACCTGGGCCATATTTAAATCCCGCAGTTCTTTTTCTACATTTTTTTTAAAATCTTTTGCGGTCTTCTCGCGTTTCTCAGCCAAAGCAATGGCCTGGCTTTCGAGGGTTTTTTCCCGGCGGGCGATTTCATTTTGTACTAATTCCATCTTTTCCTGATTGGAACCCAGCGACTCAAGTTCCTGGGCGATTTGTTCCCGTTTCTGCAAAATATTGGGGATATCCATTCCATACTTGCGTTTGAGCCCGTTGATCTCGGCCAATCGGTCGTCAATTTCTTCCAGACGCGGCGGATTGAACTCAATGGTGCGCAGGTACGTTCTGAGTTCATCGACCATCTCTTCCAGTTCGCAGTAGGCGGTCTGCGCCCGTTCGGCTTGTTTTGCAAGCGACGGGTCGATGTCGAGAAGCGATTCGAATTCTTTTTGCGCCCAGCCGATTTGTTCCAGGGCGGAGCCTTCGGTTTCGGTCAACTGGTTCAAAGTAGTTTCAAGCGATTGATGCAGTTTTTCAGCATGGCGTAATTTATTGCGCTCCTGCTTTATTTCTTCTTCTTCCTCCACGGAAAGCCCGGCCTGATCGATTTCCGCGAGTTGAAAGCTCAACAGCTCCTGCCGTTCCTTACGGCTCTGCTCCAAAGCACGCATGGCTTTGAGGTCTCTTAAGCAGGTTTGATATTCGAGGAATTCCTGGGCAAACTCCTCGCGTGTCGTCAAGGTTTTCCCGTAACGGTCGAGCAGGTCGACATGCGTTTCGGCACGCATCAGGGTCTGGTGATCGTGTTGACCGTGGATATCGACCAGGCGATTGCCAATTTTCGCAAGCGTAGCGA is part of the Nitrospinota bacterium genome and harbors:
- the recN gene encoding DNA repair protein RecN produces the protein MLKEIKISHFAIIENLRVEFRPGLNVLTGETGAGKSILMNALNLILGGRADTDFIRSGESTATVEALFETSDPAIFEDVQSLGIDVGEGELLIKRTVSHGGKSRCYINDSSITVATLAKIGNRLVDIHGQHDHQTLMRAETHVDLLDRYGKTLTTREEFAQEFLEYQTCLRDLKAMRALEQSRKERQELLSFQLAEIDQAGLSVEEEEEIKQERNKLRHAEKLHQSLETTLNQLTETEGSALEQIGWAQKEFESLLDIDPSLAKQAERAQTAYCELEEMVDELRTYLRTIEFNPPRLEEIDDRLAEINGLKRKYGMDIPNILQKREQIAQELESLGSNQEKMELVQNEIARREKTLESQAIALAEKREKTAKDFKKNVEKELRDLNMAQVQFGVRFEYPSDPEGFVRFRGEQVKLLPTGIGTTEFLFSPNPGEELRPLVKIASGGELSRVMLALKSILHEQDPVPVMVFDEVDTGIGGQVAEKVGIKLEKVAQGKQVFCITHLPQIAGLASAHYLVQKTVKGNRTHSSIEELNYDQRVEEIARMSGGEKITAATLKFAREMIKK